Proteins encoded together in one uncultured Desulfosarcina sp. window:
- the flhB gene encoding flagellar biosynthesis protein FlhB — protein MAADQSQDKTEQPTDKKLNDARNKGNVAQSREIPSVLILAGGMGVFFFGGSWMLEQLRDTMRAMYQRAGTLVMATETMHNLFWEVFLSCVVLLIPLMLVVITAGVFGNVAQFGFLITGEKLAPNLAKMNPISGIKKLFSLRSLVELIKSMVKLVIIGGVVYIVLMRYTDRIPGLMRLSVGEILSFIGQVSFQLALYTCLILFVMAALDFAYNKWQHTQDLKMTKQEVKDEHKQSEGDPAVKARIRSVQREMARRRMMEAVPEATVVITNPTHLAIAIKYEEGMPAPVVVAKGAGFIAQKIKAIAAENDVPMVENKPLARTMFKATEIGDHIPAELYRAVAEILAYVYRLKGMVAG, from the coding sequence ATGGCCGCAGACCAGAGCCAGGACAAAACCGAACAGCCAACTGACAAGAAGCTAAATGATGCCCGCAACAAGGGCAACGTGGCGCAAAGCCGTGAAATTCCCTCGGTGCTGATTCTTGCCGGCGGCATGGGCGTCTTTTTCTTCGGCGGATCATGGATGTTGGAACAACTGAGGGACACCATGCGGGCCATGTATCAGCGGGCCGGAACCCTGGTTATGGCAACCGAAACCATGCACAACCTGTTCTGGGAGGTGTTTCTCTCCTGTGTGGTTCTGCTCATTCCCCTGATGCTGGTGGTCATCACCGCCGGTGTGTTCGGCAATGTGGCCCAGTTCGGTTTTTTGATCACCGGCGAGAAATTGGCCCCCAACCTGGCCAAGATGAATCCGATCAGCGGAATCAAAAAGCTTTTTTCCCTGCGCAGTCTGGTGGAACTGATCAAGTCCATGGTGAAACTGGTCATTATCGGAGGCGTGGTCTATATCGTTCTTATGCGATACACGGATCGAATTCCGGGCCTCATGCGATTGAGCGTCGGCGAAATCCTCTCATTTATCGGTCAGGTTTCCTTCCAACTGGCCCTGTACACCTGCTTGATTCTGTTTGTCATGGCGGCGCTCGATTTTGCCTACAACAAATGGCAGCACACCCAGGACCTGAAAATGACCAAGCAGGAGGTCAAGGACGAACACAAGCAGAGCGAGGGCGATCCTGCGGTGAAAGCCAGAATTCGCTCCGTTCAGCGGGAGATGGCCCGAAGACGCATGATGGAAGCCGTTCCCGAGGCGACCGTTGTAATTACCAACCCGACCCACCTGGCCATTGCCATCAAATACGAGGAGGGCATGCCCGCGCCTGTCGTCGTGGCCAAGGGAGCCGGCTTCATTGCCCAGAAGATCAAAGCCATCGCCGCCGAAAACGATGTCCCGATGGTGGAAAACAAACCACTGGCCCGGACCATGTTCAAAGCAACGGAAATCGGCGACCACATCCCGGCGGAATTGTATCGGGCCGTTGCGGAGATCCTGGCCTATGTCTACCGCCTGAAAGGGATGGTCGCTGGTTGA
- the flhA gene encoding flagellar biosynthesis protein FlhA, with translation MELAESKSYLGRFAFFANNTDVFMGFTAMMILTVMVIPIPAMLLDLLLAFNITLALIILLVGMYILKPLDLSSFPSLLLMVTLFRLSLNVASTRIILLHGNEGTHAAGKVIMSFGNFVVGGNYLVGMIVFVILVVINFMVITKGAGRIAEVAARFTLDAMPGKQMSIDADLNAGLIDEVEARQRRLQISREAEYYGAMDGANKFVRGDAIAGIIITLVNILAGFAIGVFQKDMNFADAAQTYTLLTVGDGLVSQIPALIISTAAGIVVSRAGAEKNLGMAIGSQLLVQPRAFVVASAILFGFGLVPGMPTIPFWVLSATAGLVAYLVFQVERAKIEEDRERALQLQKKAQEKPPESFKPLPPIDVLALEVGYGLIPLVDVEQNGELLERIKSIRRQIAQEIGIVVPSIHIQDNMKLKPGTYSILLKGIEIAGGDLMVNHLLAMNPGNVDEAVSGIATTEPTYGLDAYWIKPAVREEANAKGFTVVDLATVMTTHLSDVIRRHAHELVGRQEVQQLLDTLKASHPKAVEELVPNLISLGGVVRVVQNLLREQVPVRDLLTIVETLADWAPATKKLDILTEHVRQALARTISSFYQAGDGQLHVLTLDQRVEKKVAESLQKTDQGTFLAIEPAYAKAIMDDLAVKMEDYKTLGTQPLLVCSAQIRSQFKKLADRFIPGLAVLSYDEIISSAKIHIVGTVEASNAD, from the coding sequence ATGGAACTTGCCGAATCGAAAAGCTATCTGGGCCGTTTCGCCTTTTTCGCCAACAACACCGATGTTTTCATGGGCTTTACCGCCATGATGATCCTGACGGTCATGGTCATCCCCATACCGGCCATGCTGCTGGATCTGCTGCTGGCCTTCAATATTACGTTGGCGCTGATCATTCTGCTGGTAGGCATGTATATTTTAAAACCGTTGGATCTCTCCTCGTTTCCTTCACTTCTGCTGATGGTGACGCTGTTTCGGCTCTCTTTGAATGTGGCCTCCACGCGAATCATCCTGCTGCACGGCAACGAGGGAACCCATGCCGCCGGCAAGGTGATCATGTCCTTCGGCAACTTCGTCGTCGGAGGCAACTACCTGGTCGGGATGATCGTTTTCGTGATCCTCGTGGTGATCAATTTCATGGTGATCACAAAGGGTGCCGGCCGCATCGCCGAAGTGGCCGCCCGTTTCACCCTGGATGCCATGCCCGGCAAACAGATGAGCATTGACGCCGATCTGAATGCCGGCCTGATCGACGAGGTCGAAGCCAGGCAGCGGCGGCTGCAGATCAGCCGCGAGGCGGAGTATTACGGCGCCATGGACGGCGCCAACAAGTTCGTCCGCGGCGACGCCATCGCCGGTATCATCATTACCCTCGTCAATATCCTGGCGGGTTTCGCCATCGGCGTGTTTCAAAAAGATATGAACTTTGCCGATGCCGCTCAGACCTATACTCTGCTCACCGTCGGCGACGGCCTGGTCAGCCAGATCCCCGCGTTGATCATCTCCACCGCCGCCGGTATCGTCGTCAGCCGGGCCGGCGCCGAAAAGAATCTCGGCATGGCCATCGGAAGCCAACTGCTGGTGCAGCCACGGGCGTTCGTGGTGGCATCGGCCATCCTGTTCGGCTTCGGCCTGGTTCCCGGAATGCCTACCATTCCTTTCTGGGTGCTGTCTGCAACGGCCGGACTGGTGGCCTACCTGGTCTTTCAGGTCGAGCGGGCAAAGATCGAAGAAGATCGAGAGCGCGCGCTGCAACTGCAGAAAAAGGCGCAGGAAAAGCCCCCGGAATCCTTCAAACCCCTGCCGCCCATCGACGTGCTGGCCCTTGAAGTCGGCTACGGCCTGATCCCCCTGGTGGACGTGGAGCAAAACGGTGAATTGCTGGAACGGATCAAGTCGATCCGGCGCCAGATCGCCCAGGAGATCGGCATCGTGGTGCCGTCCATTCACATCCAGGACAATATGAAACTGAAACCGGGCACCTATTCGATCCTTCTCAAGGGGATTGAAATCGCCGGCGGCGACCTGATGGTCAATCATCTGCTGGCCATGAACCCGGGCAACGTCGACGAAGCTGTCTCCGGCATCGCCACCACCGAACCCACTTACGGGCTGGATGCATACTGGATCAAGCCCGCCGTAAGGGAAGAGGCCAACGCCAAGGGATTCACCGTCGTGGACCTGGCAACGGTGATGACCACCCATCTTTCCGACGTGATCCGGCGCCATGCCCATGAACTGGTTGGGCGGCAGGAAGTCCAACAGCTGCTGGATACGCTGAAGGCCAGCCATCCCAAGGCCGTCGAGGAACTGGTGCCCAATCTCATTTCGCTGGGCGGCGTCGTCCGGGTTGTCCAGAATCTGCTGCGGGAGCAGGTGCCGGTCAGGGATCTGCTCACCATCGTGGAAACCCTGGCGGACTGGGCCCCGGCAACGAAGAAGCTCGATATCCTCACCGAGCACGTGCGCCAGGCGCTGGCGCGGACCATATCCAGTTTTTACCAGGCGGGCGACGGCCAACTGCACGTCCTCACCCTGGATCAGCGAGTGGAGAAGAAAGTCGCCGAGTCGCTCCAGAAGACCGACCAGGGCACCTTTTTGGCCATTGAACCGGCCTATGCCAAAGCCATCATGGATGACCTGGCCGTCAAGATGGAGGACTACAAAACCCTGGGCACGCAGCCGCTGCTCGTCTGTTCCGCCCAGATTCGAAGCCAATTCAAGAAACTGGCCGACCGGTTTATCCCCGGCCTGGCCGTACTGTCCTATGACGAGATTATTAGTAGCGCCAAAATACATATCGTAGGAACCGTGGAGGCCTCAAATGCAGATTAA
- a CDS encoding Ada metal-binding domain-containing protein, which translates to MQIKRFEAADMTEALRLVKRAFGDDAVILSAKEAKPRGFFGAWKKKHVEITAATDYPLSRDDDEKAFTGLLARQLDEINAADRVSLSSVPQSGALADGRRFAALKKEAKEGTLRKERENSASFRPGPIFAQKVPMEGVWQQGPGGYLRATVPDKRNEAFLPETDSTPLSAEPFTDRREKKQVIALVGPPGAGKSSALAKLAWQCRVLEQRKVGMISLDRYRMAANGLLNRFARIANLRLFIIHDIDDLQLALNELADADVILIDTPGIGHGDRSMLETVGFLLHAAAPDETHLVLNATVKDAVLAAAVENFRPVHPNRLLLTHLDECDGDPVSVDLLNQIRLPASFLADGVDLYEKLEAATAGRLKDIAANRTAAGGRVTVFPSRKSRLNDQTVDDSTASARFLANRNSELFHDPACKSVKRINVENIIAFDSIEQAISEGFKPCRACCNIDEIRKMGTGSAGFQRARAM; encoded by the coding sequence ATGCAGATTAAACGCTTCGAAGCTGCCGATATGACCGAAGCGCTAAGGCTGGTCAAGCGGGCGTTCGGCGACGATGCCGTGATCCTGTCGGCCAAGGAAGCCAAGCCGCGCGGGTTTTTCGGTGCATGGAAGAAAAAGCATGTCGAAATCACCGCCGCAACGGATTACCCGCTGAGTCGGGATGACGACGAAAAAGCGTTTACCGGTTTGCTGGCCCGGCAGCTTGACGAGATCAACGCTGCGGACCGGGTATCCCTGTCGTCGGTTCCGCAATCCGGGGCCCTTGCCGACGGCCGCCGTTTTGCTGCCTTAAAAAAGGAAGCGAAGGAGGGCACGCTTCGCAAGGAAAGGGAAAATAGCGCCTCTTTTCGACCCGGACCGATCTTCGCACAAAAAGTACCGATGGAAGGGGTATGGCAGCAGGGACCCGGTGGGTACCTGCGCGCCACCGTTCCGGACAAACGGAACGAGGCGTTTTTGCCGGAAACGGATAGCACGCCTTTGTCGGCCGAGCCTTTCACCGATCGCAGGGAGAAAAAACAGGTCATCGCCCTGGTGGGACCGCCCGGCGCGGGAAAGAGCAGCGCCCTGGCCAAACTGGCCTGGCAATGCCGGGTGCTCGAACAGCGCAAGGTGGGCATGATCAGCCTGGACCGGTATCGCATGGCGGCCAATGGTCTGCTGAACCGGTTCGCCCGCATCGCGAATCTGAGGCTGTTCATAATCCACGACATCGACGACCTGCAATTGGCGTTAAATGAACTGGCGGATGCCGATGTGATCCTGATCGACACGCCGGGCATCGGCCACGGTGATCGGTCCATGCTGGAAACGGTCGGATTTCTCCTTCACGCCGCCGCTCCGGACGAAACCCATCTGGTGCTCAATGCCACCGTGAAAGATGCTGTTCTGGCCGCAGCGGTCGAAAACTTCAGGCCCGTTCATCCCAATAGACTTTTGCTCACCCATCTGGACGAATGCGACGGCGACCCGGTTTCTGTGGATTTATTAAACCAGATCCGCCTGCCGGCGTCTTTTCTGGCGGATGGCGTCGACCTGTACGAGAAATTGGAGGCCGCCACGGCAGGGCGTTTAAAGGACATTGCCGCCAACCGGACAGCCGCAGGCGGCCGGGTGACGGTTTTTCCGAGCAGGAAGAGCCGTTTGAACGACCAAACGGTGGACGATTCAACGGCATCGGCCCGTTTCCTGGCCAATCGGAATTCCGAACTGTTCCATGACCCCGCCTGCAAGTCGGTGAAGCGGATCAACGTGGAGAACATCATCGCTTTCGACAGCATCGAGCAGGCTATCAGCGAAGGATTCAAACCCTGTCGGGCATGCTGCAACATTGATGAGATCAGAAAAATGGGCACTGGCAGCGCTGGGTTTCAACGCGCCAGGGCCATGTAA
- a CDS encoding MinD/ParA family protein, protein MSKTESRGQVIRLNRERRRQPSMTKKSDMLNTQARVVAITSGKGGVGKTNIVANLGYALGKLGRRVLVFDADLGLGNLDVLLGLTPRYNLSHVIEGSKRLSEIIVDGPGNLKILPASSGIQEMTKLTFDQKAEIFKELNALLSKFDIVLIDTAAGISSNVLFFNASADEIMVVVTPEPTSITDAYALMKVLSVKYREKHFRLLVNLAKSVREADDVSRQLCLVADRFLDVSIEYFGSVLMDENVKTGVRKQKVISEMAPMTQASRNFAELAHKFARTEPMVPRSDKLPLIWQDIV, encoded by the coding sequence ATGTCAAAAACAGAAAGCAGGGGGCAGGTCATCCGCCTGAACCGGGAGAGAAGACGGCAGCCATCGATGACGAAAAAAAGTGACATGCTGAACACCCAGGCAAGGGTGGTTGCAATTACCAGCGGCAAGGGCGGCGTCGGTAAAACCAATATCGTCGCCAACCTGGGATATGCGTTGGGGAAACTGGGCCGGCGCGTCCTCGTTTTCGATGCGGACCTCGGGCTCGGCAATCTGGACGTGCTGTTGGGCCTGACGCCCCGCTACAACCTTTCCCATGTCATCGAAGGAAGCAAACGCCTGTCTGAAATCATTGTCGACGGACCGGGGAATCTGAAGATCCTGCCCGCTTCGTCGGGTATTCAGGAAATGACGAAGTTGACATTCGATCAAAAAGCTGAAATCTTTAAAGAACTCAATGCGCTGCTGTCCAAATTCGATATCGTTTTGATCGACACGGCCGCCGGCATCTCTTCGAACGTGCTTTTCTTCAATGCTTCGGCCGATGAAATCATGGTGGTGGTCACCCCCGAACCCACATCGATAACGGATGCCTACGCATTGATGAAAGTATTGTCCGTCAAGTATCGGGAAAAACATTTCCGGCTGCTTGTCAACCTGGCCAAAAGCGTCCGCGAAGCCGACGACGTCAGCCGCCAGCTTTGTCTGGTCGCCGATCGTTTTCTGGATGTTTCCATCGAGTATTTCGGCAGCGTGCTGATGGACGAAAACGTAAAAACCGGTGTTCGTAAACAAAAAGTGATCAGCGAAATGGCCCCCATGACCCAGGCCAGCAGAAATTTCGCCGAGTTGGCCCATAAATTCGCGCGGACCGAACCGATGGTCCCCCGTTCGGACAAGCTGCCTTTAATCTGGCAGGATATCGTTTAG
- a CDS encoding FliA/WhiG family RNA polymerase sigma factor, whose amino-acid sequence MDLAQSREESFGKDSHLLRNQIINEYLPYVKRIVNRIAVHLPAMIDTDDLINVGVIGLIQAIERYDPSRDNKFITYAVFRIKGAVLSELRSRDFLGRTTRRKIRDLEKAYLKLEQRYGREVTDEEVAEEMGMELEQFYKVKRMSSISFVSFEEIGYASRNESADISSSLANGDADDALSLTTMKEIKATIAKNIDLLPEKEKLVVSLYYSDELTMKEIGQVLNITESRVSQIHAQAIIHLRSKLRREGLLED is encoded by the coding sequence ATGGATTTGGCGCAATCGCGAGAAGAAAGCTTCGGAAAAGACAGCCATCTGCTTCGCAACCAGATCATCAATGAGTATCTTCCCTACGTGAAGCGTATTGTCAACCGCATCGCCGTTCATCTGCCGGCCATGATCGATACTGACGACCTGATCAATGTAGGCGTCATCGGTCTGATCCAGGCCATCGAGCGCTACGATCCTTCGCGGGACAACAAATTCATCACCTATGCGGTTTTCCGGATCAAGGGCGCCGTGCTGAGCGAACTGCGGTCGCGGGATTTTCTGGGACGTACCACCCGTCGGAAGATTCGGGACCTGGAAAAAGCCTATCTGAAACTGGAGCAGCGATACGGCCGGGAAGTGACCGACGAGGAGGTCGCTGAAGAGATGGGCATGGAACTGGAGCAGTTTTACAAAGTCAAACGGATGTCCAGCATCTCTTTCGTCAGTTTCGAGGAGATCGGCTATGCCTCGCGCAACGAATCGGCGGACATTTCAAGCTCTCTGGCCAACGGCGATGCCGACGACGCCCTGTCATTGACCACCATGAAGGAGATCAAGGCCACCATCGCCAAGAATATTGATCTGCTGCCGGAAAAGGAGAAGCTGGTTGTCTCCCTATATTATTCCGACGAACTGACCATGAAAGAGATCGGACAGGTGCTGAACATCACCGAATCGCGGGTATCGCAGATCCATGCCCAGGCGATCATCCACCTGAGAAGCAAATTGCGGCGCGAGGGATTGCTGGAGGATTGA
- the flgF gene encoding flagellar basal-body rod protein FlgF, whose product MSGGMYLAAAGALVQQMRLEMLANNVANINTVGYKGEKSVFRVPEEMTATEATTSEEGLQSLSPYAPPFSTRVDFSQGAIHQTGNPLDVALNGEGFFSVQTPDGVQYTRQGSFTLNTEGVLVTQDGYPVLGEGGEIAIEGGNVEIDELGNVSVDGDEVGRLQVTAFADNKNLKKTGNGRFASNDPAVVGNRPENTSVQQGHLESANVNPVQAMTEMIETSRAFEAYQKVIQSADEATEKSINNVGKVA is encoded by the coding sequence ATGAGTGGTGGAATGTATCTTGCCGCGGCAGGCGCCCTGGTGCAGCAGATGCGGCTGGAAATGCTGGCCAACAATGTGGCCAACATCAATACCGTCGGGTACAAGGGCGAAAAATCCGTATTCCGGGTGCCGGAGGAGATGACCGCAACAGAGGCAACGACATCGGAGGAAGGGCTGCAATCCCTGTCACCGTATGCGCCACCGTTTTCGACAAGGGTCGATTTCAGCCAGGGCGCCATCCACCAGACCGGCAACCCCCTGGATGTGGCCCTCAACGGTGAGGGTTTTTTCAGCGTTCAGACACCCGACGGCGTCCAGTATACCCGCCAGGGAAGCTTTACGTTGAACACGGAAGGCGTTCTGGTTACCCAGGACGGATATCCGGTGCTGGGAGAGGGTGGGGAGATTGCCATCGAGGGCGGGAATGTCGAAATCGACGAATTGGGAAATGTCTCTGTAGACGGCGATGAAGTTGGGCGTTTGCAGGTGACCGCGTTTGCGGACAACAAAAATCTGAAGAAAACCGGTAACGGCCGGTTTGCTTCCAACGATCCGGCCGTGGTCGGCAATCGGCCGGAAAATACGAGCGTGCAACAGGGGCACCTGGAGTCCGCCAATGTCAATCCCGTGCAGGCCATGACCGAGATGATCGAAACCTCACGGGCCTTTGAAGCGTATCAGAAAGTGATCCAGAGTGCCGACGAAGCCACGGAAAAAAGCATCAACAACGTCGGCAAGGTCGCCTAG
- the flgG gene encoding flagellar basal-body rod protein FlgG — MIRSLWSAATGMQAQTLNIDVISNNLANVSTSGFKKSRADFQDLLYQTLRSPGVSSSADTQVPTGIQVGHGVRPAATLKMFTQGEFQTTENELDMAIEGGGFFQVVQPNGETAYTRAGTFKLDADGRVVTSDGFPMEPEITVPTDAISLSIGTDGTVSVLLANETAGTEIGQIELADFTNPAGLNSIGRNLYLPTASSGDATVGTPGEDGYGTIAQGYLELSNVSVVDEMVNMIVAQRAYETNSKTIQASDEMLQTATNLRR; from the coding sequence ATGATCAGAAGCTTATGGTCTGCCGCCACCGGGATGCAGGCCCAGACACTGAATATCGACGTGATTTCCAACAACCTGGCCAATGTCAGTACTTCCGGGTTCAAGAAGAGCCGTGCGGATTTTCAGGACTTGTTGTACCAGACCCTGCGCTCTCCGGGGGTCTCCTCCTCGGCCGACACCCAGGTTCCTACCGGTATTCAGGTGGGCCATGGCGTTCGGCCGGCCGCCACCCTGAAAATGTTCACCCAGGGGGAGTTCCAGACCACGGAAAACGAACTGGACATGGCCATCGAAGGCGGCGGGTTTTTTCAGGTCGTTCAACCCAATGGCGAAACTGCCTATACGCGTGCGGGTACCTTTAAACTGGACGCCGACGGGCGGGTGGTCACTTCGGACGGGTTCCCCATGGAACCGGAGATTACCGTTCCAACGGATGCGATCTCGCTTTCCATCGGAACCGACGGAACCGTATCCGTGTTGCTGGCCAATGAAACGGCCGGAACTGAAATCGGCCAGATCGAACTCGCGGACTTCACCAACCCGGCCGGTTTAAACAGCATCGGCAGGAACCTGTATCTCCCCACGGCCTCTTCCGGTGACGCCACCGTCGGCACGCCCGGAGAAGACGGCTATGGCACGATCGCCCAGGGGTATCTGGAACTGTCCAATGTCAGCGTGGTGGATGAAATGGTCAATATGATCGTGGCCCAGCGGGCCTACGAAACCAACAGCAAGACCATCCAGGCCTCCGATGAAATGCTCCAGACCGCAACGAATCTGAGAAGGTAA
- the flgA gene encoding flagellar basal body P-ring formation chaperone FlgA yields the protein MMVRKRQSCQGIDIGLACWVSAAILFLISVSADCADRLGLTLKAAAVVNGESVRLGDVAEVSGNPAHGAILEVEVSRSPRPGQTRFVSADYIRIRLRQAGYDTDAMIFEGPEDVKVSRPCASLPAQRIRVAVDNAIRSRMAWNSEDATISDIQFDETVQLPVGNLTYRIIPNRHEDYLGNVILALHLFVNGEPVRKLWVNATVSVMADVVTVARPLGRNQYIRLDDIRVERRDLAGLGSETIRRVEEALGNRTTRMIHPGTVLQTSMIDQPPVVKRGDIVKIIAKTGPMTITATGIVKQQGRKGEMVRVMNTDSNRVILARVAGPDAVAVEF from the coding sequence ATGATGGTCCGAAAAAGACAGAGCTGCCAGGGCATTGACATCGGGCTTGCCTGCTGGGTGTCGGCGGCGATCCTTTTTTTGATTTCCGTTTCGGCCGATTGTGCGGACCGTCTCGGCCTCACGTTGAAAGCGGCGGCCGTGGTCAACGGGGAGAGCGTGCGTCTCGGCGACGTTGCCGAAGTAAGCGGCAACCCGGCGCACGGGGCCATCCTGGAGGTCGAGGTGAGCCGGTCTCCCCGGCCCGGTCAAACCCGTTTTGTCAGTGCGGATTATATTCGCATTCGACTCCGGCAGGCCGGATACGATACGGATGCCATGATTTTCGAGGGGCCGGAGGACGTCAAGGTTTCGCGGCCCTGTGCCTCGCTGCCTGCCCAACGGATTCGAGTTGCTGTGGATAACGCCATTCGCAGCCGGATGGCATGGAATAGCGAAGATGCAACCATCAGCGACATCCAGTTCGATGAAACCGTGCAGCTGCCGGTCGGAAATTTGACCTACCGGATTATTCCCAATCGCCACGAGGACTATCTGGGGAACGTCATCCTGGCGCTGCACCTCTTCGTGAACGGCGAGCCGGTGCGCAAGCTGTGGGTCAACGCAACAGTCTCCGTCATGGCGGATGTGGTCACCGTAGCCAGGCCTTTGGGCAGAAATCAGTACATCCGCCTGGACGACATTCGTGTCGAACGCCGCGATCTGGCAGGCCTGGGCTCGGAAACGATCCGGAGGGTGGAAGAGGCGCTGGGCAACCGGACCACACGCATGATTCATCCGGGGACCGTGCTGCAAACGAGCATGATCGACCAGCCGCCCGTGGTCAAACGCGGCGACATCGTCAAAATTATCGCAAAAACCGGTCCGATGACCATTACGGCGACCGGCATTGTCAAGCAGCAGGGCCGCAAAGGGGAGATGGTTAGGGTGATGAACACGGATTCCAACCGCGTCATCCTGGCCCGGGTAGCCGGTCCCGATGCCGTGGCCGTCGAATTTTAG
- a CDS encoding flagellar basal body L-ring protein FlgH — protein sequence MIHRWINQESKKAFAMAAGLLLGFSLVGCAGGFPGANGPVQSPPTAYTPVQAAPVPAVPTAARETDSDGSLWHEDAPLTAMFTDQKARTVGDIITIKISESSDATNEASTETDRSSSLGASIDSFFGAENRYASTDPFFNPFSKVAGGVESEFEGTGTTKRSGDLNAYITALVTQVLPNGNLVVRGSREVLINNENQVIQLTGVVRPRDVNADNQVLSIYVADARISYSGTGVIDDRQKPGWLTNIVMKVWPF from the coding sequence ATGATCCATCGATGGATAAACCAAGAGTCGAAAAAAGCCTTTGCCATGGCGGCCGGCTTGCTGCTGGGATTCAGCCTGGTCGGATGCGCGGGTGGTTTTCCAGGCGCAAACGGACCCGTGCAGTCTCCGCCAACCGCCTATACGCCGGTCCAAGCAGCTCCGGTCCCGGCTGTGCCGACTGCGGCCCGGGAAACCGATTCCGATGGATCGCTCTGGCACGAAGACGCTCCACTGACCGCCATGTTCACCGACCAGAAGGCGCGAACCGTCGGCGATATCATTACCATCAAGATCAGCGAATCCTCGGATGCCACCAACGAAGCCAGCACGGAGACCGACCGGTCCTCTTCCCTGGGCGCCAGCATCGATTCCTTCTTCGGTGCTGAAAATCGCTATGCCAGCACCGATCCCTTTTTCAATCCCTTTTCCAAGGTGGCCGGCGGTGTGGAGAGCGAATTCGAAGGCACCGGCACTACCAAACGCAGCGGTGACCTGAATGCGTATATCACCGCCCTGGTGACCCAGGTCCTGCCCAATGGCAATCTGGTGGTCCGGGGATCGCGTGAAGTGCTGATCAACAACGAAAACCAGGTGATCCAGCTCACCGGTGTGGTGAGGCCTCGGGATGTCAATGCCGACAACCAGGTGCTTTCCATCTATGTTGCCGATGCCAGGATATCGTACAGCGGCACGGGCGTTATCGACGACCGGCAAAAACCGGGCTGGCTGACCAATATCGTGATGAAGGTGTGGCCATTCTAA
- a CDS encoding flagellar basal body P-ring protein FlgI → MKPIRIITIAWLLIFCAGWQYEAQAVRLKDIAEIGGVRKNQLVGYGLVVGLDGTGDGKKSVFTLQSMASMLEKMGVTVDRGDIQVKNVAAVMVTADLPAFSKRGNRLDVLVSSIGDAKNLQGGTLMLTPLKGVDGKVYAIAQGPVNTGGFGAGGAASSVSKNFPTVGRVLSGALIEREVPNNFGSRDSLLFSLHNPDFNTATRVVEAINAQFAEPLAHAQDAGTIEVRIPQQYEGNAVPLLASLGTLEVEPDHDAKVVINERTGTVVMGAAVRISTIAIAHGNLSIVVKEEANVSQPLPFSEGETVVTPSTEIDVREEANQLVVVPQGVSIGDVVNALNALGVTPRDLIAIFQAIKAAGALQADLEVI, encoded by the coding sequence ATGAAACCGATACGAATCATAACCATTGCGTGGCTGCTCATTTTTTGTGCGGGCTGGCAATACGAAGCACAGGCCGTCCGACTCAAGGACATTGCCGAGATCGGCGGCGTCCGCAAGAACCAGCTGGTGGGTTACGGGCTGGTGGTCGGCCTGGATGGTACCGGGGACGGCAAAAAATCCGTGTTTACCTTGCAGTCCATGGCCTCCATGCTGGAAAAGATGGGCGTCACCGTGGATCGCGGGGATATTCAGGTGAAAAACGTGGCTGCCGTGATGGTCACGGCGGATCTCCCTGCTTTTTCCAAAAGAGGCAACCGCCTCGACGTGCTGGTCAGTTCCATCGGTGACGCCAAGAATCTTCAGGGAGGCACGCTGATGCTGACGCCCCTTAAAGGGGTGGACGGAAAGGTCTACGCGATCGCCCAGGGACCGGTGAACACCGGCGGTTTCGGGGCCGGCGGAGCCGCTTCTTCGGTCTCCAAGAATTTTCCCACCGTGGGCCGGGTGCTGTCCGGAGCCCTCATCGAACGGGAGGTGCCCAATAATTTCGGATCGAGGGACAGCCTGTTGTTCAGCCTGCATAATCCAGATTTTAATACGGCTACACGGGTGGTCGAGGCCATCAATGCGCAGTTTGCCGAACCGCTGGCCCATGCTCAGGATGCCGGAACCATCGAGGTCCGCATTCCCCAACAATACGAGGGCAATGCGGTTCCCCTGTTGGCCTCGTTGGGCACGTTGGAGGTGGAACCGGACCACGACGCCAAGGTGGTGATCAATGAACGGACTGGCACCGTGGTCATGGGCGCGGCGGTACGCATTTCAACCATTGCCATCGCTCACGGGAACCTGAGCATCGTTGTCAAAGAGGAGGCCAACGTTTCCCAGCCGCTGCCTTTTTCGGAAGGGGAGACGGTCGTCACGCCGAGCACCGAGATCGATGTCCGCGAAGAGGCCAATCAACTGGTAGTGGTTCCCCAGGGGGTTAGCATCGGTGACGTCGTCAACGCGCTCAACGCCTTGGGCGTCACCCCCAGGGATCTGATCGCCATCTTCCAGGCCATCAAGGCGGCCGGCGCCTTGCAGGCCGATCTAGAGGTGATCTGA